The DNA sequence CCAGTTGCTGTTGGTTCTTGATGTCGCTGATGTCGAGCATGAAGCCCACCAGCCGTCGATGCTCGCCGGTGCCGGTGACCTGCCCCTGAAGGCGATACCACGTCGGATTCTGGCTGGCATCGTGAGGATGCAGGCGCACGCACAGGTCGAGGATTTCCCCGTGCAGTTGCAAGGCTTGCAGGCGGCTGCGGACTTCTTCGCGATCGGCGGGATGGATCAGCGTCAGCCAGGTGTCGAGCATCAGAGTCGTGCTGTCCTGTTGCAGAGTGGCGGCCAGCGTCGGGGCCAGTTGAATCTGCTCGCTGCTGCTGATTTCCCACCAGCCTGTGCCGAGCAGCGTCTGCAACGACTCCAGCCGTTCCAGTTGCAGTTGATGCTTTTGTTCGCGCAAACGACCGAGCAGGGGGCCGGCCAGTGCGCCTGCCAACATCAGCCAGTCGCGGTCGGTCAGATAAGGCGCAGTCTTGTCCACCGCGTAAAAACCGCAGAGCAGCCACGCCATCACGCCTCGATCATCGCTATAGGGCACGGCAAAACCTTCGGCATTGCCGAACAGGCCCTGGACCCGCGAGTGTTCGTACTGGCCGTAATGCGCACCCAGGCGCTGCGGGCCAATGCCATTGAGACTGTCGAGCGGCGTGCCCAGACGCTGGCTGTCGTGCCACAGCGCCGGTGCGTCATGGGCGTGGAATTGCTGATGGATCTGCCAGCCCTGTTCCTGTTCATCGAGCAGGGCGAGTGCCAGGCACGGAATCTGCCAACGCTGGGCGATGACCTGCAATTGTTCGCTGACAAGCATCGGCAACCGGCCAAGGCTGCAGCTGCGCAACTGCTTGCTGATCTGCTCGGCAAGCATGTGGCACGCCTCGCGCTGATGCGCTTGCTGGCGTTCGGACAACAGGTCGGCAATGTCGATCAGTTGCAGCAGCCAGCCATTGCCCAGCGGCTGGACCCAGCCGCGCAGGTGCAAGGTCTGGTCGCCCAGGGCGGGGAAGTCCAGGTCCAGCAGTTGGCCTTGCCAGTCCTGCGGCCGGCCCTCGATGGCCAGCGTGCTGCGCGCCAGCAGGTAGTCGTGCAACGGCAACGGATTTTCGCGAGGCGTCTGTTGTGCCAGCAGCAGGCGCAGCGGGCCGGCCACTTGCAACACGCCGCCTTCGCTGTCGAGGTGGATGTGCAGGCCCGTCAGCGGGGTGCCGAGCATGTCCGGCATATCGCTGGCGACCATGCTCCGCTTCAGCAGGCGGCCGAGCAGGTTGTCACCCGGGGTCAAAATTTCAGGCTCGAAATGGCGGTCAGGTTCGTTGGCAGGCTGGGGACAGCGCCGACACCCGGCAACACCAGAAACGGGATGACCCGATTGAGTTTGCTCACCGGGTAATTGACGCTGACGGTGAGCGTGCCCTGAGCCGCGTCATAGACGGTTGACGTGTCCGTGCCGACCACCACGTTCAGCGATGTCGGCAGCACCGACAATTGCTGGGTCAACGCGGCATTCGCGGTGCTGACCAGCACCGTCGAATAGTTGGGAAGCGCGGGATCGACCGCCACGGCGCGGCGGATGGCTTCGGCGGTGACCTGATTGAACGTCTGCATCAGCACAAACGGCAGGCTGTAACTGACCAGGCCATAAAACACCGCGAAAAAGATCACGAACACCAGGGCGAACTCGATCGCCACCGCACCTTTTTGCGCCTTCCGAGAGCCGGTTTTCATCCGTGCGTCTACCCTGACAGTCACTGCGTAGTATCAGCATAGAATCATTCAGCAAAAACGGACGGTTTTTACCGGATGCAAAGTCTTGTCCTTCTGATCTGGTTGACGGCGTGTGCGGCCCAGGATGCCCGGCAACGAAGGATTGCCAACGTCCTGACGCTGGGTGTCGGCACGCTGGCGCTGGTCTACCTGTTGTCTTTCGGTACCACCTGGATAGGCGCCGACGCGGGGCAGGGCGGCTGGGCCTGTGTCGTGGCGCTTGCGTTCACGCTGCCGGGGTATTTCATGGGCCGAATGGGCGCCGGCGATGTGAAATTAATGACAGCTCTTGGTCTTGCGACGGACGGCGTCTCGCTGCTGGGGATATTTATCGGAGCAGGTGCCGCGAGCGTGGTCTGGATTCTGCTGGCGCCAAGACTCTGGCTGCATATGAGTCAAGGGCTTAGGGAACGTCTTCGATATATGGGTCCATCCATGTCAAAAAAGCTGCCATTTGCGCCGTTCGTGCTGATCGGCTTTGTGCTTGCACTGCCTTGGATCCATTAGTCGCCGAGCGCCACTAGTCTTATGTACATAGTCGGAAAGTGGGTCTACTTTCAAAGTAACTGGTTACACAGCCAACGGCTGACAGTACAGGAATGGTCAGTTTTGGCCCGGGCATGGAGTGGCACGTGAACAAGCTTACATCTGCGGTAAAAGTCCTCGTTGTCGATGATCAGCCTCTGATCGTCGAAGAGCTCTGTGAATTTCTCGAGAGCAGCGGCTACCGCTGTGTGCCGTGCGAGTCCAGCAAAGAGGCGATCGAGCGTTTTACGGGCGACACCGCGATCGGGCTGGTGCTGTGCGATCTGCACATGCCGGACATGGACGGCATTCAACTGGTGCAGGAACTGCAGCGGTTGGCCGGCAAGCACCGGGCATTTGAAGCCATCATGCTCACCGGCCGCGCCGACAAGCAGGACGTGATCAAGGCCTTGCGCGCCGGGATTGCCGACTACTACCAGAAACCGGTCAATCTGGATGAATTGCTCGAAGGCCTGCAACGCCAGGAAGCGGTGCTGCAGGAACGGCAGAAAACCCTGCAACTGGGGCACCTGAATCAGAAACTTCAGGACTTGTCGTCGTCCATCGATGATCTTTATCAGGACCTGGACAAGGTGCGTCGCGGGCCGGCGCCCGTCAGCGACGAAGCCACGCATGAGGCCGGCGAACTGGAGATCCCGGCGATCTTCAATCAGCTGTCACCACGGCAACTGGACGTGGCGCGCCTGGTGGGCAAGGGGCAGACCAATTATCAGATTGCCTGTGAGCTGGGTATTACCGAAAACACGGTGAAACTCTACGTTTCGCAGGTGTTGCGCCTGACCCACATGCATAACCGCACGCAGTTGGCGCTGGCGTTATCGCCGGGCAATTCCGGTTTGCGTCAGCGGGTGACCGCACACTGAGACAGATTGCCGGGTAAGCGCTTTACCCGGCATTCACCTTCGGCTTGGGAAACAGGTTGTCGAGGGTTTCCAGCAGCCGCACGTGATAGATCGGCTTTCGGAACAGGTCCAGCACCTGCAACCGCAGCATGTCGCTCACATCCTCCATGTCCGCATGCCCCGACGTCACGATCACTGGCAGATGCTGGCGTGAGGTGTGTTCGCGCAAGCGTTTGATCAGCGACATGCCGCTTTCCTCCGGCATGCGCAGATCGGTGATCACCAGGGCGATATCGGGATGACGGGTCAGATGATGCAGGGCGAGTTTGACCGAGGTCGCGG is a window from the Pseudomonas gozinkensis genome containing:
- a CDS encoding TadE/TadG family type IV pilus assembly protein translates to MKTGSRKAQKGAVAIEFALVFVIFFAVFYGLVSYSLPFVLMQTFNQVTAEAIRRAVAVDPALPNYSTVLVSTANAALTQQLSVLPTSLNVVVGTDTSTVYDAAQGTLTVSVNYPVSKLNRVIPFLVLPGVGAVPSLPTNLTAISSLKF
- a CDS encoding response regulator transcription factor, which encodes MNKLTSAVKVLVVDDQPLIVEELCEFLESSGYRCVPCESSKEAIERFTGDTAIGLVLCDLHMPDMDGIQLVQELQRLAGKHRAFEAIMLTGRADKQDVIKALRAGIADYYQKPVNLDELLEGLQRQEAVLQERQKTLQLGHLNQKLQDLSSSIDDLYQDLDKVRRGPAPVSDEATHEAGELEIPAIFNQLSPRQLDVARLVGKGQTNYQIACELGITENTVKLYVSQVLRLTHMHNRTQLALALSPGNSGLRQRVTAH
- a CDS encoding A24 family peptidase produces the protein MQSLVLLIWLTACAAQDARQRRIANVLTLGVGTLALVYLLSFGTTWIGADAGQGGWACVVALAFTLPGYFMGRMGAGDVKLMTALGLATDGVSLLGIFIGAGAASVVWILLAPRLWLHMSQGLRERLRYMGPSMSKKLPFAPFVLIGFVLALPWIH
- a CDS encoding response regulator, whose translation is MNVSSSPRQQLLLVDDEEDALLELAELLEGEGFVCHTATSVKLALHHLTRHPDIALVITDLRMPEESGMSLIKRLREHTSRQHLPVIVTSGHADMEDVSDMLRLQVLDLFRKPIYHVRLLETLDNLFPKPKVNAG